In Lentisphaera araneosa HTCC2155, a single genomic region encodes these proteins:
- a CDS encoding LpxI family protein → MKNTKQLGIIAGRGHYPFLILREARKNGVDKIAVAAIQGDASEDLEQESDAMAWVYPGQINRTIKFFQKQGITEAVMVGQVKPSRLFTGLKPDLRTLFMLGKLKERNADTLFSAVCNEFQKSGITILSAITYLDEHLAGEGLLNNVKADKSRLRDAEYAFSVAKEVSRMDIGQSVVVKRGTILAVEGFEGTDKAIIRGGELGRGGVTVCKVTKPDHDMRFDVPCIGMRTVDSLIQAKARTLVVEAKRTLFIEKERVLEALDRAKISVIGKNA, encoded by the coding sequence ATGAAAAATACGAAACAACTGGGTATAATTGCAGGGCGTGGACACTACCCCTTTTTGATTTTGCGAGAGGCGCGAAAAAATGGCGTCGACAAAATTGCTGTTGCGGCTATTCAAGGGGATGCTTCCGAAGATCTCGAACAAGAATCCGATGCGATGGCTTGGGTCTACCCAGGACAAATTAATCGAACTATCAAATTTTTTCAAAAGCAGGGCATTACTGAGGCCGTTATGGTGGGGCAAGTCAAACCCTCTCGCTTGTTTACAGGGCTCAAACCTGATTTACGCACCCTATTCATGTTGGGAAAACTCAAGGAACGCAATGCAGATACTTTATTTTCTGCCGTGTGTAATGAATTTCAAAAATCGGGTATCACAATTCTTTCTGCGATCACTTATTTAGATGAACATCTGGCCGGTGAAGGCTTGCTCAATAATGTTAAAGCAGATAAATCTCGTTTAAGAGATGCGGAATACGCTTTTTCAGTAGCCAAGGAAGTGAGCCGTATGGATATCGGTCAGTCCGTAGTAGTGAAGCGCGGAACAATTTTGGCGGTCGAAGGTTTTGAGGGCACTGACAAGGCCATCATTCGTGGTGGAGAATTGGGACGCGGAGGAGTCACGGTCTGCAAAGTGACCAAACCCGATCACGACATGCGTTTTGATGTCCCCTGTATCGGCATGCGAACCGTAGATTCCTTGATTCAAGCGAAAGCACGTACTTTAGTAGTGGAGGCGAAGCGCACGCTCTTTATAGAAAAAGAACGGGTGCTTGAAGCTTTAGACCGAGCCAAAATTTCTGTGATTGGAAAGAACGCTTAA
- a CDS encoding transposase, translating to MKDTIRYSESFKQKVVNEISKGKFISCGEASQAYGISGSCTVRAWVKKYGRTDLLPKVIKVETENDIDEIKALKKHIAELEKTVTELAISDVMNKAYFDIACDEFGVSDKEAFKKKVGVKRSKESDQ from the coding sequence ATGAAAGATACAATAAGATATAGTGAATCATTTAAACAAAAAGTGGTAAACGAGATCTCCAAAGGTAAATTTATAAGCTGTGGAGAAGCGAGCCAAGCTTATGGGATATCAGGCTCTTGTACAGTAAGAGCCTGGGTCAAAAAGTATGGTAGAACAGACTTATTACCAAAGGTGATTAAAGTGGAAACAGAAAATGATATTGATGAGATTAAAGCTCTTAAAAAGCATATTGCTGAGTTAGAGAAAACAGTAACCGAACTAGCGATAAGTGATGTTATGAATAAAGCTTACTTTGATATAGCTTGTGATGAGTTCGGCGTATCTGATAAAGAAGCCTTCAAAAAAAAAGTCGGTGTGAAGCGGTCAAAAGAGTCAGATCAATGA
- a CDS encoding IS3 family transposase, with protein sequence MNSHFTVKQLCNHLHMSRQNFYKNKSLSTKKEVDRKLVIDLIKEQRCIQSELGIRKLQNMLVDNFKENSIQIGRDRLFDIAREERLLIKRKRKYCRTTDSRHRFKVYKNLIKDKVLTAPNQVWVCDITYIRVAKSFVYLALITDAFSRKIIAYNVGESLEAVGCIKALKMALKSLPKGSYPIHHSDRGSQYCCHDYIEILTNRNLPVSMTEENHCYENSKAERVNGILKYEYHLRETFKNFKDAKKAIKQAIYLYNNCRPHTALEYSFPSVVHETQCA encoded by the coding sequence ATGAATAGCCACTTTACTGTTAAACAACTTTGTAATCACCTCCATATGAGTCGGCAAAATTTCTATAAAAATAAATCTTTAAGCACCAAAAAAGAAGTAGATAGAAAACTTGTGATCGATCTTATTAAAGAACAACGTTGCATTCAATCTGAGCTCGGAATTCGAAAGCTGCAGAATATGTTAGTAGATAACTTCAAAGAGAATTCTATACAGATAGGACGAGATCGCTTATTCGATATAGCTCGCGAAGAACGCCTATTAATCAAAAGAAAGAGGAAGTACTGTCGAACTACTGACTCTAGGCATCGTTTTAAAGTCTACAAAAATCTAATAAAGGATAAGGTGTTAACCGCACCTAACCAGGTGTGGGTTTGTGATATAACCTACATCAGAGTTGCAAAAAGCTTTGTTTATCTAGCGTTAATCACAGATGCCTTCTCTAGAAAAATTATTGCTTATAATGTGGGAGAGAGTTTAGAAGCTGTAGGATGTATCAAAGCATTAAAGATGGCTTTAAAAAGTCTCCCAAAAGGGTCATACCCCATCCATCACTCTGACCGTGGGTCTCAGTACTGCTGTCACGATTACATTGAAATCTTGACGAATAGAAATCTTCCTGTCAGTATGACTGAAGAAAACCATTGCTATGAAAATTCAAAAGCTGAAAGAGTCAACGGAATACTGAAGTATGAATATCATTTACGCGAAACATTTAAGAACTTTAAAGATGCTAAAAAAGCAATTAAGCAGGCTATTTACTTATACAATAATTGTCGCCCTCATACAGCTTTGGAATATTCATTTCCAAGTGTTGTTCATGAAACACAATGTGCATAA